A portion of the Enterobacteriaceae endosymbiont of Donacia vulgaris genome contains these proteins:
- the rpoH gene encoding RNA polymerase sigma factor RpoH, producing the protein MYKNIFTSNLRSSIVVPIGTLDSYIYVTNNYPILTSDEEQELSKKLYYKGDLEAAKKLILSHLRFVIHVAKYYSGYGLQQADLIQEGNIGLMKAVRRFNPEVGVRLVSFAIHWIKAEIHEYVLRNWRIVKVATTKAQRKLFFNLRKAKQRLGWFNQDEIKMVAKELGVSIKDVCEMESRMSAQDMSNNNNNNIKDNFKNKKDNSNIFLKDHNSNFANIIEKDNWSKFISNKLYKAILKLDYRSRNIITLRWLNKNKEKTTLQELANYYGISAERIRQLEKNAMKKLRFIIGNLFFI; encoded by the coding sequence ATGTATAAAAATATATTTACCTCTAATTTAAGATCTTCTATTGTTGTACCCATTGGTACACTAGATTCTTATATATATGTTACAAATAATTATCCAATATTAACTTCTGATGAAGAACAAGAATTATCAAAAAAATTATATTATAAAGGAGATTTAGAGGCTGCAAAAAAATTAATTTTATCACATTTAAGATTTGTTATACATGTAGCTAAATATTATTCAGGATATGGACTACAACAAGCAGATCTTATTCAAGAAGGGAATATAGGTTTAATGAAAGCTGTACGTAGATTTAATCCAGAAGTTGGGGTGCGATTAGTATCTTTTGCTATTCATTGGATTAAAGCAGAAATACATGAATATGTTTTACGTAATTGGAGAATAGTAAAAGTTGCTACTACTAAAGCACAAAGAAAATTATTTTTTAATTTACGTAAAGCCAAACAAAGATTAGGTTGGTTTAATCAAGATGAAATTAAAATGGTTGCTAAAGAATTAGGAGTATCTATTAAAGATGTTTGTGAAATGGAATCACGTATGTCAGCTCAAGATATGAGTAATAATAATAATAATAATATTAAAGATAATTTTAAAAACAAAAAAGATAATTCAAATATCTTTCTTAAAGATCATAATTCTAATTTTGCAAATATAATTGAAAAAGATAATTGGAGTAAATTTATTTCAAATAAATTATATAAAGCTATATTAAAATTAGATTATCGTAGTCGTAATATTATTACTTTAAGATGGTTAAATAAAAATAAAGAAAAAACTACATTACAAGAATTAGCAAATTATTATGGTATATCTGCAGAACGTATAAGACAATTAGAAAAAAATGCAATGAAAAAATTACGTTTTATTATTGGAAATTTATTTTTTATATGA
- the ftsY gene encoding signal recognition particle-docking protein FtsY → MINKKNTIPKNEKKISFFSYLKKKLIKTSNNISKKIIKLFKQKNTIDKKLFDKLQEKLIISDIGIHTTKKIIDSIKKYVTLNNLQDSSQLYKYLKIEMLNILSHVEIPLVINKNIKKPFIILIIGVNGVGKTTTIGKLAYYFYKKKKSVMLASGDTFRAGAHEQLFTWSKKSNSFFIYNSKKKESSAVIFDAIFQAKKKKIDILIADTSGRLHNNISLMEELKKIVRVIKKNNNMVVDEIMLILDATIGQNSINQLKTFHNNIGVTGITLTKIDGTAKGGIIFSLANRFNIPIRFIGCGEKITDLHLFNAKDFINAIL, encoded by the coding sequence ATGATAAATAAAAAAAATACAATTCCAAAAAACGAAAAAAAAATAAGTTTTTTTAGTTATTTAAAAAAAAAATTAATTAAAACAAGTAATAATATTAGTAAAAAAATTATTAAACTTTTTAAACAAAAAAATACTATTGATAAAAAATTATTTGATAAGTTACAAGAAAAATTAATTATTTCTGATATAGGTATACATACTACAAAAAAAATTATTGATTCAATAAAAAAATATGTAACATTAAATAATCTACAAGATTCTTCTCAATTATATAAATATTTAAAAATAGAAATGTTAAATATTTTAAGCCATGTAGAAATTCCTTTAGTAATTAATAAAAATATAAAAAAACCCTTTATAATATTAATAATAGGTGTAAATGGAGTAGGTAAAACTACTACAATAGGAAAATTAGCATATTACTTCTATAAAAAAAAAAAATCTGTAATGTTAGCTTCTGGTGATACTTTTAGAGCAGGTGCACATGAACAATTATTTACCTGGAGTAAAAAAAGTAATAGTTTTTTTATATATAATTCTAAAAAAAAAGAAAGTTCAGCAGTTATTTTTGATGCAATTTTTCAAGCTAAAAAAAAAAAAATAGACATTTTAATTGCTGATACATCAGGAAGATTACATAATAATATTTCTCTTATGGAAGAATTAAAAAAAATTGTACGTGTGATAAAAAAAAATAATAATATGGTTGTTGATGAAATTATGTTAATTTTAGATGCAACTATTGGACAAAATTCTATTAATCAATTAAAAACATTTCACAATAATATTGGAGTAACCGGTATTACTTTAACTAAAATAGATGGAACTGCAAAAGGTGGAATTATTTTTTCTTTAGCAAATAGATTTAATATCCCAATTAGATTTATTGGTTGTGGGGAAAAAATAACAGATTTACATTTATTTAATGCAAAAGATTTTATTAATGCAATTTTATAA
- the rsmD gene encoding 16S rRNA (guanine(966)-N(2))-methyltransferase RsmD, with product MKKQKSLNTINIIAGKWKGKKIKIIDNKILKPTMCFIRENLFNWLINSNLHVFNCLDCYAGTGILSFEAFSRNILFATLIENNKKIFQQLKKNIFLLKIQNISLIYKNTLIFLSKKSNKQYDLIFIDPPFCETNILLQKTCFLLEKNNWLKHNAYIFIEYRTKSNKFFLPKNWFKYREKRFGIVTYLLCKRILF from the coding sequence ATGAAAAAACAAAAATCTTTAAATACTATTAATATTATAGCAGGTAAATGGAAAGGTAAAAAAATAAAAATTATAGACAATAAAATATTAAAACCCACAATGTGTTTTATTCGTGAAAATTTATTTAATTGGCTTATAAACAGTAATTTACATGTGTTTAATTGTTTAGATTGTTATGCTGGTACTGGAATTTTAAGTTTTGAAGCTTTTTCTAGAAATATCTTATTTGCTACATTAATTGAAAATAATAAAAAAATATTTCAACAATTAAAAAAAAATATTTTTTTATTAAAAATACAAAATATTTCCTTAATTTATAAAAATACTTTAATTTTTTTATCAAAAAAATCAAATAAGCAATATGATTTAATTTTTATAGATCCTCCATTTTGTGAAACAAATATTTTATTACAAAAAACCTGTTTTTTATTAGAAAAAAATAATTGGTTAAAACATAATGCTTATATTTTTATTGAATATAGAACTAAAAGTAATAAATTTTTTTTACCAAAAAATTGGTTCAAATATCGAGAAAAAAGATTTGGTATCGTTACTTATCTTTTATGTAAACGAATTTTATTTTAA
- a CDS encoding sulfurtransferase TusA family protein yields the protein MLKKNNLYKNANYILDIQGLQCPTTIMMIRKKTLRIKKHETLLIITDDLLVNIDIKNFCYFMNYNIIYKKIYNVPPYFFLIKKL from the coding sequence ATGTTAAAAAAAAATAATCTTTATAAAAATGCAAATTATATTTTAGATATACAAGGATTACAGTGCCCAACAACTATTATGATGATTAGAAAAAAAACACTTCGGATTAAAAAACATGAAACTTTATTAATTATTACTGACGACTTATTAGTTAATATAGATATAAAAAATTTTTGTTATTTTATGAATTATAACATAATTTATAAAAAAATATATAATGTACCACCATATTTCTTTTTAATAAAAAAATTATAG